TTCCGCGGAACCGGGGCGGGTCGCGCGCTCCTGCGCCACATCGTCGATGCGGCGCGACAGCGCGGCATCCGCTCGCTGTGGCTCGAAACCGGCGCCGACGAGGGGTTCCTTCCCGCGCGACGTCTCTACGAGAGCGAGGGGTTCGCGCCCTGCGGTCCGTTCGCCGACTACCGGCCCGACCAGCTGTCGGTGTTCATGACGCGCGTCCTCTGACGCGCGTCATGAACACCGACAGGAAATACGAGGGCCACCGCGAAAGCGGCGACACCCTCGCCGGTACCGGTGAAACCGAGCCCATCGGTCGTCGTGGCCGACACGGAGACGGGAGCCCCGAGCGCCTCCGACAGCACCCGCTCGGCCTCGACCCGGCGGTCGGCGAACCGCGGGCGCCGCGCCTGAACCTGCACCGACACGTTGCCGATCGCGAATCCCGCCTCGGCCACGAGCGCCCGCGTGCGTTCGAGGAACGCCGCCGCATGCGCCCCCGCGTACTGGGGCTGATCTGTGCCGAAGTGCAGACCGATGTCGCCGAGTCCCGCCGCGGCCAGCAGCGCATCGACGATCGCGTGCGCCACGGCATCCCCGTCGGAGTGTCCGTGCAGCGCCGTCTCGCCCGGCCAGTGCAGCCCCGCGAGCCACAGGTCGCCCTCGCCGCCGAACGCGTGAACATCGGTCCCGATGCCGACGCGCGGCACCGTCACGCCGGTCGACGCGCCCGCGTGCCGAGGGGCGGCGGCACGCACGGTCGACTGCCCGCTGTGGAGGATGCCGCGGGCGCGCTCCAGGTCGGCGGGCGTCGTGATCTTGAAGCCGCGTTCGTCGCCGGGCACGGTGACGACGACGTGTCCGGCGGCCTGCACGAGCGCGGCGTCGTCGGTGTGATCGCCGTCGGCTTCGGCCATCGCCGCGAAGAGGACGTCGCGCCGGAAGCCCTGCGGTGTCTGCGCGGCGGCGAGCTCGGAGCGGTCGACGGGGGCGATGACCTCCTCGCCCGCGACACGTTTGACGGTGTCGACGACCGGCAGCACCGGCAGCACCGCATCGCGTCCGGCCTCGAGCGCGGACTGCACGCGCGCGAACACTTCGGGCGGGGTGAGGGCGCGTGCGGCGTCGTGCACGAGCACGAACTCGACGTCGGGCCAGACGGCATCCAGACCCGCGGCGACGGACTGCTGTCGGGTGTCGCCGCCGGCGACGACCGACACGAGGTCGCCCCGCGACGCACCGTCGGCCGTCTCCGCCACCGCTTCATCGACCTCCGTGCGCGCATCGCCCACCCGGTCGCGCGGCACCACGATGACGATCTGCGCGGGTGAGGCGGCCAGCACGCCACGCAGCGCGTGTCGGAGGATCGTGTGCGCGTCGATGCCCACGAACGCTTTCGGGGCGTCGGCGCCCAGGCGCGTGCCCGAGCCGGCGGCGACGACGACGATCGCGGTGCGGGGACGGGCGATCTGCGCGCTGCTCATGCCCTCGACACTACCGAGGCGGCGCGCGTCCGCGCGGCGAAGAGCGGATGCCGCAGCAGCACGACCGACACCGTCAGCAGCACGGTGCCGCCGACGGCGAGCGGCAGGTCGAGGAACCACTGCATCACGGCGAACGGCGGCGCGACGGCGCACAGCCACGCGATGCCCACGACCACCGGGCTCGGCGAGGGGCCGAGCGTGCCCAGCGCCTCCCACCGGGCGATGAGGACCGAGAGCGCGAGCACGGCCGCGAGCACGACGACGAACATCAGCGGCCGTGACCACCACCACGCCGCCGAGGAGGGCGTCGGTGCCGCGCCGGGGATGAGGAGGGTGACACCGGTGACCGCGAGGATCACGGGCAAGTGCCACAGGTACACGGTCATGAGCCGCGTGCCCAGGAGGAACAGGAATCCCTGCACCGCGCGTACGCGCGTGAGCCGGGTGAGGGCGGGGCGCAGCACCCGGAGCAGGCACGCCTGGGCGAGCCCCAGCAGCACGAGCGGCAGAGTGGGCGGATTGAGGTTGCCCAGCATCGACGGCGAGTACGGACCCCAGGCCACCAGGGGCCACAGCGCGAGACCGCACGCCGCCGCGATCAGCAGAAGGATGCCGGTCGGGCGGCGGTCGAACCAGCCGTCGCGGTACCAGAACCCGAGCTGCTGGATCAGCGGCCACACGAACAACAGGTTCAGCAGCCCGATCTCGGTGACACCGGTCGCGAACCGCGCGATATCGACCACGACGACACCCGCCGCCAGGACGGCGACCGTGCCGCGCGGTGCGCGCTCGTGGAGGCGCACCAGGACGGGCACGAGCGCCTGGCAGATGAGGTAGGCGGCGAGGAACCACAGAGGCGATCCCGCGCCGACCGCCGCCGCTGCGACGAGGTCGGGCGCGATGCCCGCCAGCGTCGTCGCGCCCAGCACGAGCGCGAAGAACGCGAAGACGGGCAGCGCCGGTTGCGCGAGGCGCAGGGTGCGCGTGCGGATGAACCCGACGGCATCCCCGCCTTTGCGCGTCCACGACGCCCAGCCCGCCGCCGAGGCGAAGCCGCCGACGACGAAGAAGAGCGGCATGATCTGGCCGACCCACGTCGCCGCGTCGAACCACGGCTCCTGCTCCGCCGGCCGCGACGTGACCAACTGGCCGTCGGGACCCGGACCGATGCCCACCATCAGGAGGTGGACGACGATCACGAACACGACGCAGAGGACGCGTGCGAGATCGAGCGTCAGATCACGATCGGACAGATCGGGCCGCGTCGCCGGTGAGGCGGGAGTGCTCATCGCACCATCATGGCGGGCGCGCGACGGAATCACCGCGAACGCGCGGTGCCGCGACGGGAGACCGTCAGCTGGCGAGGACGTCGTCGAGCACGCTCGACGCCTTCTCCTCTTCGGTCTTCAGCGCGAGAGCGATCTCGGACACGAGGATCTGGCGCGCCTTCGCGAGCATGCGCTTCTCACCGGCAGAAAGACCGCGGTCCTGGTCACGGCGCCACAGGTCGCGGACGACCTCGCTCACCTTGATGACGTCGCCGGACGCGAGCTTCTCGAGGTTCGCCTTGTACCGGCGCGACCAGTTCGTGGGCTCCTCGGTGAACGGTGCGCGCAGCACGTCGAACACCTTCTCCAGACCGTCCTTGCCGATCACGTCGCGAACACCGACCAGATCGACGTTCTCCGCCGGGACCTCGATGATGAGGTCTCCCTGCGTGACGTTGAGCTTCAGGTATTTCTTGGTCTCGCCCTTGATGATCCGGTCTTTGACCTCGATGATCGTCGCGGCGCCGTGGTGCGGATAGACGACCGTCTCGCCAACCTCAAAAAGCATGCAGTTATGTCCTTTCGGCAACCTCAAGGATACCACAGCGCAGATAGGGTAAGGTTCGCCGCCTGACCTCGGCGACGCCCCACCCGGCGCCTCCCGCACGGCTTCAGTCTGCACGAAACCGGATCTAGGATGGACTCGTCAGCCTGTCGCATCCAGTCCTGGAGGACCCGTGATCTCGCGCCGCCTCGCGCCCCTCGCCCTCGGAGTCGCCGTCGTGCTCGGCGCGACCGGTTGCTCGATGATCTCCCCGCAGGCGACGACGATCGAATACTCCGCGTCCGACGGCGTCAACGTTCCGGCATCCGGGCCGCTCAAGATCCGCAACGCGATGGTCATCGCCAACGAAGACGGCACGCTGGGCAACCTCGTCGCTGCGATCGTCAACGACACCGACGAGCCGCAGACCCTCAACGTGGGTGTCGGCGGCCGCGTCGCGACCGTGCAGGTCCCCGCGCGCACCGCGGTCAGCCTCGGCGTCGACGAAGACCCGCTCCTCATCGACGCGCTCGGCGTCAAGCCCGGCGAGACCGTCGACATCGCCTTCCAGTCGGGCGACGGCGCGGGGGTCGAGATCGCGGTGCCCGTGCTCGACGGCACCCTCCCGCAGTACGCCGAGTTCGTGCCGGTCGCCGCTCCCGCCATCGGCTGACCACCCGCGCGAGCTTTCGCCTCGCACGGCCGTTCCCCGCCTCTTCGCCGGCGCTCGCCCGCGCTCGCCCGCGTCAACCTGCGGGTGTGCGCCGCGCGCACTCGCAGAACGACGCAGACGGATGCCCCTGCCGAGGGATGGCCCCTGCCGACGGATGCCGCGACGGCGACCCTGCGGTCAGCCCTCGAAGCGGTAGCCGAGGCCACGCACCGTCAGGAGCATGACGGGCTCGCTCGGGTTCTCCTCGATGCGCGAGCGGATGCGCTTGATATGCACGTCGAGCGTCTTCGTGTCGCCGAAGTAGTCGCTCCCCCACACGCGGTCGATGAGCTGACCGCGCGTGAGCACGCGACCGGCGTTGCGCATGAGCACCTCGAGCAGCTCGAACTCCTTGAGCGGCATGGGGATCTCCGCGCCGCCGACGGCAACGGTGTGACGGTCGATGTCGATGCGGACGCGCCCTCCCTCGACGATCCGGTCGTCGACGTCGAGCTCCGGACCCTCCGCGCGGCGGAGGACGGCCCGCATCCGGGCCAGCAGCTCGCGCGACGAGTACGGCTTCGTCACGTAGTCGTCGGCACCGAGTTCGAGACCCACGACGATGTCGACTTCGGAGTCCTTCGCGGTGAGCATGATGATCGGCACCGCCGAGGTCGTGCGGATCACCCGGCACACCTCGGTGCCCGGCATCCCGGGGAGCATGAGGTCCAGGAGCACGATGTCGGCACCGCGCGCGGTGAACGCATCGAGCGCCGTCGGGCCGTCCTCGGCGATCTCCACCTCGAACCCTTCCCGTCGCAGGAGGTAGGCGAGCGGGTCGGCCAGGTCGGGCTCGTCCTCGACGATCAGGACGCGGGTCATCTCTTCTCTCCCTTCACCCGCGTGGTTTCGCGGGTGGACTTCTTCTTGTTCTTCTTCGCCGACCGCTTCTTGCGGCGCGGTGCCTGCTCGGGGGCGGCGACGGCCGCGAGGCGGACGGTGAACGTCGAGCCCCGGCCGGGACGCGACCACAGCTCGACCTCGCCGCCGTGGCGCTGCACGGCGTGCTTGACGATCGAGAGCCCGAGGCCGGTGCCCCCCGTGCGGCGCGAGCGTGCCTGATCGGCGCGATAGAAGCGCTCGAACACGCGCGCCTGCTCCCCCTCGGGGATGCCGATACCGCGGTCGGTGACAGCGATCTCGACCGCGGCGTCGACGACTTTCACTCCTACCCCGACCTGCGAACCCGCCGGGGAGTAGGCGATGGCGTTGGCGATGAGGTTGGCGATCGCCTCCGTCAGCACCTGCACGTCGCCGCGCACGTAGGCGCCCCGCTCACCTCCGCGGACGATCGTGATCTGGTTCGCCTCTGCGGCGACGGCCTGCGACTCGACGGCGGCCGTGAGCACTTCGTCGACGGAGACGTCGCGCAGCTCGGTCAGGTCGTCGGCGGCCTGCAGCCGCGACAGGTTCATGATCCGCGAGGTCAGCTGCCCGAGGCGCGCGGCCTCGGCGCCCAGGCGACTCGCGAAGTGACGCACCTGGTCGGGGTCGTCGGCGGCCGACTCGATCGCCTCCGCGAGGAGAGTCACGGCACCCACGGGCGTCTTCAACTCGTGGCTCGTGTTGGCGACGAAGTCGCGTCGCATCTCCTCGACGCGCTCCCGCTCGGTGATGTCGCGGATGACGAGGAGCGTGAGCCTCGGGGTGATCCCGCTCGCGCGTGCCACGACCGAACGCAGCTCCACGCCGCGGCGGAGGCGCAGCGTCTCCACCTCGGGACGGCCGGTGGTGCGGCTGGCGCGTACGAGGGAGCGCAGCTCCTCCGCCGCCAGCAGTTCGCCCTCGCTCATGCCGAACAGCTCGGCCGGCGACGAGGCGGCGACGATGTGCAGCGACGAGTCGACGACGACGGCCACCTCATCCATCCCCTGGAGCACGGAACGCGTCCCGTCGGGCAGATCCGTGGACGCCTGAATCCGAGCGGCATCCCGCGCGCGCAGGGCGAGCAGCAGGAGGCCCGCCAGGGCGCACCCCAGGAGGGCACCCACGCCGAGCGCGATCAGCGCCAGCTGCGTCGAGTCCATGAGCCCAGCGTAGAGTCGCTGCGACGACGCGAAATGCCTCCTGCCGCAAAAGGCGGGTCGCCCTCGCGCAGTGTTCACCGACGCGGCACCGTTCGTTAACCTTCGGAGGGGATGATCGCCGCGTCGCCGGTTCGGCATCCTGCCGCGCCCGCGAAGAGAGAGGTTCCCGCTGATGCGCGAAGTGTTCCACCAGTCGCTCGAAGACGTCCAGGCACGTCTGGTCGAGATCTCCGAGCTCGTGACGATCGCCGTCGACAAGGCCACCCGCGCGTTCGGAACGAGCGACGTCGCCCTGGCCGAGGAGGTCATCGAGGACGATCAGGTGATCGACGACAAGGCGATCGAGCTCGACGAGCTGGCCATCGAGATCCTCGCGCGCCAGCAGCCGGTGGCCCGCGACCTGCGGATCGTCGTCGCGGCGCTCCGGGTGAGCGCGTCGCTGGAACGCATGGGCGACATCGCCGAGCACATCGCTCAGCTCACGCGCATGCGCTTCCCCGAGCGCGCCATCCCCAAGGGCCTGAAGAGCACGTTCATCAAGATGGGCGAGCTCGACGTGGAGGCCGCACGCACCCTCACCGAGGTGCTGCGCACGGAAGACCTCGCGCTGGTCGAGAAGCTGCGTGCCCTCGAGGAAGAACTCGACGATCTGCACCTCGCGATCTTCGAGAAGGTGCTCGGCGAGACATGGAAGGGCGAGGCGGCCGCGACGGTCGACGCGACCCTCGCGAGCCGCTACCACGAGCGCTTCGCCGACCACGCCGTCTCGGTCGCCAAGAAGGTCGCCTACCTCGCGACCGGCGACTGGACCCCCGACACCAACGCGATCTCCATCGTCGCCGCCGGCGACTGACGCCTCAGACGCGACGACGTTTCGTCTGGCTACGCTCGCTCAACGACCGAGGGAAACACACACCGGTCGTTGAGCGGCGAGCGCAGCGACAAGACGAAACGCCCCCAGACGCGACGACGTCTCGTCTCGCTGCGCTCGCTCAACGACCGAGGGAAACACATACCGGTCGTTGAGCGAGGAGCGCAGCGACGAGACGAAACGCCCTCAGACGCAGCGACGTTTCGTCTCGCTGCGCTCGCTCAACGACCGGGAGCAACACACACCGGTCGTTGAGCGAGGAGCGCAGCGACGAGACGAAACGCCCTCAGACGCAGCGACGTTTCGTCTCGCTGCGCTCGCTCAACGACCGAGGGAAACACATACCGGTCGTTGAGCGAGGAGCGCAGCGACGAGACGAAACGCCCCCAGACGCAGCGACGTTTCGTCTCGCTGCGCTCGCTCAACTACCGGGAGCAACACACACCGGTCGTTGCGAACGCCCCCGGACGCAGCGACGTTTCGTCTCGCTACGCTCGCTCAACGACCGGGAGCAACACACACCGGTCGTTGAGCGAGGAGCGCAGCGACGAGACGAAACGCCTCGCGGGGACGCTCGCTACTTCTTGCCCTGGTTGGCGACGGCCGCGGCACCCGCAGCGGCGGCCTCGGGGTCGAGGTACTCGCCCGGTCCAAGCGGGCGCAGGTCTTCGCCGAGGCGGTAGACGAGCGGGATGCCGGTGGGGATGTTGAGTTCGGCGATGTCGGCGTCGCTGATGCCGTCGAGGTGCTTCACGAGCCCGCGCAGCGAGTTGCCGTGGGCCGTGACCAGCACGGTCTTGCCGGCCCGGAGGTCGGGGACGATGGCGCTGTCCCAGTAAGGAAGCAGACGGTCGATGACGATCTTGAGCGACTCGGTGCGGGGCACATCGCCGTCGATGCCGGCGTAGCGCGGGTCGTCGACCTGGCTGTAAGGGCTGTCGTCGGCGAGGTCCGGCGGCGGCACGTCGAACGAGCGGCGCCACAGCATGAACTGCTCGTTTCCGAACTCTTCGAGCGTCTCGGCCTTGTCCTTGCCCTGGAGCGCACCGTAGTGGCGCTCGTTGAGACGCCACGACCGCTGCACGGGGATCCACAGCCGGTCGGCCGCGTCGAGGGCGATGTTGGCGGTCTGGATGGCGCGGGACAGCAGCGAGGTGTGCAGCACGTCGGGCAGCAGGCCGGACTCCTTGAGCAGCTCGCCGCCGCGCTGGGCCTCGGCCTTGCCCTGGTCGGTGAGGCGGACGTCCACCCATCCGGTGAACTGGTTCGTCTTGTTCCACTCGCTCTGCCCGTGGCGGAGGAGGATCAGCGTGTACGGCGCGGTCATGGCGCCAGTCTATCGGCCGGGGCACTGCCATCATGGGTGGTATGACGCCGGAGAAAGTACCCGCGACGGGTCTCCGTGCGGCGTCGACAACCGTTGTCGGCCAGGTCACCCGGGGTACCACCAACACGAACCGGCTGCGCCGCGTCGACCGGTGGATCGCACGGCATCCGGTGCTGCGCCGCACCGCCGATCCGCTCGTGGTCGATCTCGGCTACGGGGCGAGCGGAGTCACGGCGTTCGAGCTGGAGGCGCGGCTGCGGCCCGTGCGACCCGACGTCGAGGTGCTCGGGCTCGAGATCGATCCGGCACGTGTCGAGCGGGCGCGCGCGCAGCTCGCCGACGTGCGGGCGGGGCGCATGTCGTTCGCCCCCGACGCGCGGGTGTCGTTCGCGCGGGGAGGCTTCGAGGTTCCGGCGCCCGGGGGCCGCTCCCCCGCGGTGATCCGCGCGTTCAACGTGCTGCGGCAGTACGACGAGTCCGACGTCGAAGCGGCCTGGTCGCGCATGTGCGCGCGCCTGCAACCGGACGGCATCCTCGTCGAGGGAACATGCGACGAGCTCGGGCGGATCAGCACCTGGGTGGAGGTCGGCGCAGACGCCGCACCTCGCTCACTCACCGTTTCGCTCCGATTGAGCGGCCTCGACTCGCCTGCCATCGCCGCCGAACGGCTCCCGAAGGCGCTCATCCACCGGAACGTCCCCGGGGAGCGCGTGCATGCGCTGCTGCACGCCCTCGACGCGGAGTGGACGCGGGCGGTCGCGGCATCCGCGTTCGGCCCCGTCCAGCGGTGGCGCACCGCGCTCACGGCGATGGCGGATGCCGGCTGGCCCGTCGGCGGGAGGCTGCGCTGGCGGCTGGGCGAGGTCACGGTCCCGTGGGATGCCGTGGCCCCCGCGACGGCATCGCGCTGACCGCGCAACCACGCGACCCCACGACCACACGACCCCGCGACCACGCGACCACGACGGTCGGCTAGACGCGCGGGAGTGCAGCGCGGGCGTCGGCTGCCGGCATCCCCGCCGCGGTCATGAGGTCGACCGCAAGCGGACGCAGCGCGCCCACGAGGTTCTGATCGAGGCTCTGCCGCCCCGCGGCGAGCACGACCGGATCGAGGCGCGCGGCGACCACGCGCACGGCCTCTCGGGCGGGCGGCTCGAACGAGATGTCGTCGAGGGACTCGCCGATGAGCCGCGCACCGGCGGCGAGCTCTGTCAGCAGATCGGCGGCGATCGGGCGTGGCCTCGCGTCGTCGCACACGTACACGACGCGACGCGCGATCACGCGCAGGTTGCGCACCGCCAGGTCGAGCTGGGCACGCACGCGCTCCTGCCGTTGGAGCTCGAAGCGCTGTCGACGCAGGAACGGCGAGATCCGGGCGATCGCGAGGCCCGACTCCAGCGACGACTGCCATCGATCGACGTGCGGCTGGAGGGCCCGCGCCTTCTGCAGCCCGCGCTCGGCGCGCACGCGATCGCCGCGGCGCAGCGCCTGCACGAGGGTCAGCACGGCGGCGTCGAAGGCGGTGAGGAGTTCGTGCCCGTCGCGCGTCACGGCGCGCACCGGGTTGCGGGGCACGAGAGCGGTCACCAGGAGCGCGGCGATTCCGCCGACCACCCCGTCGACGAGGCGGAGGAACGGCACACTGGCGGGGATCACCATGACGATCGCCGACTGGATGGCGGCGGCGATCGCGAATCCCGGCTGCGGCGACAGGAACCGCGCGACGGCGAGGCTCGCGGCCAGGGTCAGCCCGAGCTGCCACCAGCCGATCCCCGCAACCAGCAGGATCGCTTCGGCGATGAGGATGCCGAGCACCATCCCGATCACCGTCTCGAGCACCCGTCGGGGCCGCGCATCGCGCACGAGCCCGAGGCTGGAGATGGTGACGGTCGCCGCGAGGAGGGGCGCGGTGTGTCCGAGCACGAAGTGGGAGAACGCGTAGGCTCCCGTGGCAGCCACCACGATCTGCACGATCGCGGGGGCCGAGTCCCGCAGCCGCTCCACGCCCGCCCGCAGGTCGGCCCGCGCCTTGCCGCCCGTCGAGACGGGAGCCGTCTGGGGGTCGCTCACGGCCTCACCGGCGACGGGACAGCCGGGGCAGGCGGGGCACCGCCGCCGTGCGACCGGCGTCGGGCGGCACGATCTGCTCCTGCGCGGCCGTCACTTCGCCGCCGTCGACCGCGACGGTCAGCGGCGCGTCGACGGCGGTCGTGCGCTTCACGAGGGCGAGCGCGATGGGGCCCTCCTCGTGATGACGGGCCACCGAGGTGATCGCCCCCACGGGCTCCCCGCCGGCACGCACCTCCGCGCCCGGCTCCGGCAGCACCGCGTCGCTGCCGTCGAGCTGGAGCGCCACCAGGCGACGCGGCGGATGGCCCAGGTTGTGGACCTTGGCGACGGTCTCCTGCCCCCGGTAGCAGCCCTTGGAGAGGTGCACCGCGGTGCGCAGCCAGTCGACCTCGTGCGGAAGGGTGCGCCCGTCGGCTTCGGCGGCGACCCGCGGACGCCAGGCCGCGACCCGGAGCGCTTCCGCGGCGAGCACTCCGGCGAGACGACGCTCGCCGCGCTCGGCCTCACTCGCGAGCCGGTCGAGCGTGGAGGTCGTCACGATCGCCTCCGACCAGTCGCGCGCTGCGGCGGGGTGCGGATCGACGGCGGCATATCCCCACCCTCCGATCGCAACGTCGGGCCACGGGTCGCGCCACACCGCGACGACACCGTCGCCCAGGGTGTCGACAGCGGATGCCGTTCCGCCGACGACACCGAAGTCGGCGGACACGTCCTGCGGGTCGACGCGTAGGCGGAAGCGCATCCGTGTCAGCCAGGCCAGCAGCCCCGCGGCATCCTCTCGGTCGACGACGAGCCACGTGCGCTCGCCGTCGTCGACGACGCCGGCCGCGTGCTCGACGTGGCCGTTCGGGTCGAGGACGAGGAGCTCCGTGCTCACGCCGGGGGCGAGAGCGGCGAGCGCTTGCGAGGTGAGCGAGTCCAGCCACGTGAGCCGGTCCTCCCCCGCCACGGTGAGCACCGACCGGTCGGCGCGGGGGACGACGGCCTCCCCGGCTTCCAGGGCACGCTGCTCGCGCAACGGGTTGCCCACGTGCAGGAGCACCGCGTCATCGACGACGGCCGCCGGCACGGCGGCGAACGGGGAGACCATCAGTCGGCCCGCGCCAGCCGAGCCGAGGCGTGAGAGGCGAGGGAGCCGCCGAGGGCGGCGATGTCCCACGCCCACAGGAGGTGTCCGTCGACGTAGCCGTACATGCGCGTCGCGGCCGCGTAGTCCTTCGCGCTCGCGGGACGCACCACCGCGTCGGTGGCCAGATCGATGCGCGGCCCCTGCACCTGGCCGACGTAGAGCTCGCTCGTGCCGTCGGAATGGACGATCGCGACCTCCAGGTCGAAGCCGCCCGCGGCGTTGCGGAGCGACTCCACGTCATCGGCGGTGCGAGGCGCGTCGCGCACCTCGAGCGCGGGCAGGAGGGCGGGGCCGGCGTCGGCGTCGCCCGCCGGACGGCCCAGGCGCCAGTAACCCTGCTCGGCGACGAGCGGATGCCGCGTGCCGTCGTCGGCGAGGAACCAACCGCTGGCGGCGTAGTTGACGTAGTCGCCGCCGTCATGGCTGAAGCTCACGCGATGCGCGAATTCGCCCGAGAAGTGACGGTCTCCCGACGTGTAGTCGATGACGCCCGTGCCCTCCCAGACTCCGAGCAGCCACGAGAGCGGAACGATGTCCGCCGGGAGATCGGTGGGGAGATCGATCACGGGATCAGCGCTGGCCGCGGTACAGGTTCTTGAGCACGACGGCCGAGACGAACACGATCGCCAGCGACGCGAGGCCGAGCAGTCCGACGAAGAACAGTTCGAGAGCGACGAGGTCCATGAGCCCTACTCTACGCCGAGTATCGGCCCGTCACGCCGAAAACAGGGTCGCGAGACCGAGGCCGACGCCGATGAATCCCATCACCAGCAGACCTCCCAGCACGCTCAGCGCCACCCGCTGGACGAACCCCTGCGAGCGAGCCGACCAGAGGTGCACCGCGAAGGCGATCGGCACGACGAGCCCCATGCCCACGCCCATCCACGCTGCGCGCCAGTCGTCGGGCGCGAGGATGCCGACGAGCACCGCGATCACGGCCGCGGCGGCCCACACGACGAGCACTCCGGCCATCGAACGGCGGGGGGCGATCTCGGGCACACTCACCCCTCCATTGTGGCCCGGGGCGCTCGCGGCGTCGACCTCCGCGCGGAGGTCCTAAGATGAAGGCACGGTTCCGGCATCCGGACCGGGAAGGACCCCCTTGGCTCAGCTCCTCGTCTTGAGCTCCGCCCCCACATCCACACCAGGAGGCGGAGCGGTTCTTCCCGCGCTCGAGCTTCTCAGCCACCGGGTGCGTCAGATTCCCGCCGAGCCCGCTCAACTGGTCAACGCGCCGAGCGCCGACGTCATCTTCGTCGATGCCCGCATCGACCTCGTCGGCGCGAAGTCGCTGTGCAAGATCCTCAACACGACGGGTCTCGACGCGCCGCTCGTGCTCGTCGTGACCGAAGGCGGCCTGACCGCCGTGTCGACTGACTGGGGCGTCGACGACGTGATCCTCGTCGGTGCCGGCCCCGCCGAAGTCGACGCGCGCATCCGCCTCGCGATCGGCCGCATGACGAAAGATCCCGTCTCGACGCGGATCCAGACCTCGGGCGTCACGATCGACGAATCGTCGTACTCCGCGAAGGTCCACGGCAAGCCCCTCGACCTCACCTACAAGGAGTTCCAGCTCCTGCACTTCTTCGCAACCCACCCGTCGCGGGTGTTCACGCGCGAGCAGCTGCTGAGCGAAGTGTGGGGCTACGACTACTTCGGCGGAACCCGCACGGTCGACGTGCACGTGCGCCGGCTGCGCGCCAAGCTCGGCGACATGGAGCAGCTCATCGGCACCGTGCGCAACGTCGGCTACCGCTTCAACGTGTACGAGGAAGACCAGGTCGCCTCCCCGCGGGAGCGCTCCGACGCGTGACCGGTTAACGCGTCGTCCACCTCGCCCTGCAATGATGAGGGGATGATCGACACCGCGGTTACCGACTCCGGCTTGGGTGACGCCGACGACGACGACTTCGACGCCGTCGAGGTCGCGGATTCGCTCCTGCCCGACCACCGCTACCTCGACCGCGAGGTGAGCTGGCTCGCGTTCAACCAGCGGGTGCTGGAACTCGCGGAGGATGCCACGCTCCCCGTGCTGGAGCGCGCCAACTTCCTCGCGATCTTCGCGAGCAACCTCGACGAGTTCTTCATGGTGCGGGTGGCCGGACTCAAGCGCCGCATCATGACGGGGCTGGCCATCCCCACCAACGTGGGCCGCTCACCGCAGGAAGTGCTCGCCGACATCTCCGCCGACGCCCATGCGCTGCAGCTGCGTCACGCGGCGGCATGGGAAGAGCTCGTGCGGCCGGCGCTCGCGGCCGGCGGCATCGAAGTGGTCATGTGGGAGGCCCTGACCGACCCGGAGCGGGAGAGCCTGTACGGCTACTTCCAGAACCAGGTCTTCCCCGTCCTCATGCCGCTCGCCGTCGACCCGGCGCACCCGTTCCCCTACATCTCCGGGCTCTCGCTCAACCT
This genomic window from Candidatus Microbacterium phytovorans contains:
- the ispD gene encoding 2-C-methyl-D-erythritol 4-phosphate cytidylyltransferase gives rise to the protein MSSAQIARPRTAIVVVAAGSGTRLGADAPKAFVGIDAHTILRHALRGVLAASPAQIVIVVPRDRVGDARTEVDEAVAETADGASRGDLVSVVAGGDTRQQSVAAGLDAVWPDVEFVLVHDAARALTPPEVFARVQSALEAGRDAVLPVLPVVDTVKRVAGEEVIAPVDRSELAAAQTPQGFRRDVLFAAMAEADGDHTDDAALVQAAGHVVVTVPGDERGFKITTPADLERARGILHSGQSTVRAAAPRHAGASTGVTVPRVGIGTDVHAFGGEGDLWLAGLHWPGETALHGHSDGDAVAHAIVDALLAAAGLGDIGLHFGTDQPQYAGAHAAAFLERTRALVAEAGFAIGNVSVQVQARRPRFADRRVEAERVLSEALGAPVSVSATTTDGLGFTGTGEGVAAFAVALVFPVGVHDARQRTRVMNTDSWSGR
- a CDS encoding ATP-binding protein, with translation MDSTQLALIALGVGALLGCALAGLLLLALRARDAARIQASTDLPDGTRSVLQGMDEVAVVVDSSLHIVAASSPAELFGMSEGELLAAEELRSLVRASRTTGRPEVETLRLRRGVELRSVVARASGITPRLTLLVIRDITERERVEEMRRDFVANTSHELKTPVGAVTLLAEAIESAADDPDQVRHFASRLGAEAARLGQLTSRIMNLSRLQAADDLTELRDVSVDEVLTAAVESQAVAAEANQITIVRGGERGAYVRGDVQVLTEAIANLIANAIAYSPAGSQVGVGVKVVDAAVEIAVTDRGIGIPEGEQARVFERFYRADQARSRRTGGTGLGLSIVKHAVQRHGGEVELWSRPGRGSTFTVRLAAVAAPEQAPRRKKRSAKKNKKKSTRETTRVKGEKR
- a CDS encoding acyltransferase, translated to MSTPASPATRPDLSDRDLTLDLARVLCVVFVIVVHLLMVGIGPGPDGQLVTSRPAEQEPWFDAATWVGQIMPLFFVVGGFASAAGWASWTRKGGDAVGFIRTRTLRLAQPALPVFAFFALVLGATTLAGIAPDLVAAAAVGAGSPLWFLAAYLICQALVPVLVRLHERAPRGTVAVLAAGVVVVDIARFATGVTEIGLLNLLFVWPLIQQLGFWYRDGWFDRRPTGILLLIAAACGLALWPLVAWGPYSPSMLGNLNPPTLPLVLLGLAQACLLRVLRPALTRLTRVRAVQGFLFLLGTRLMTVYLWHLPVILAVTGVTLLIPGAAPTPSSAAWWWSRPLMFVVVLAAVLALSVLIARWEALGTLGPSPSPVVVGIAWLCAVAPPFAVMQWFLDLPLAVGGTVLLTVSVVLLRHPLFAARTRAASVVSRA
- a CDS encoding DNA modification methylase, which encodes MISRRLAPLALGVAVVLGATGCSMISPQATTIEYSASDGVNVPASGPLKIRNAMVIANEDGTLGNLVAAIVNDTDEPQTLNVGVGGRVATVQVPARTAVSLGVDEDPLLIDALGVKPGETVDIAFQSGDGAGVEIAVPVLDGTLPQYAEFVPVAAPAIG
- a CDS encoding CarD family transcriptional regulator; protein product: MLFEVGETVVYPHHGAATIIEVKDRIIKGETKKYLKLNVTQGDLIIEVPAENVDLVGVRDVIGKDGLEKVFDVLRAPFTEEPTNWSRRYKANLEKLASGDVIKVSEVVRDLWRRDQDRGLSAGEKRMLAKARQILVSEIALALKTEEEKASSVLDDVLAS
- a CDS encoding response regulator transcription factor: MTRVLIVEDEPDLADPLAYLLRREGFEVEIAEDGPTALDAFTARGADIVLLDLMLPGMPGTEVCRVIRTTSAVPIIMLTAKDSEVDIVVGLELGADDYVTKPYSSRELLARMRAVLRRAEGPELDVDDRIVEGGRVRIDIDRHTVAVGGAEIPMPLKEFELLEVLMRNAGRVLTRGQLIDRVWGSDYFGDTKTLDVHIKRIRSRIEENPSEPVMLLTVRGLGYRFEG